TAGGATTACTATCCAATAAACTACCCAATACGAGTACCATAACCATTTTTTCGGGGGTATATGATCCCTTTTTCCTTTCTTTCTTCCCATTTTGCAACACCACTTTCTTTCATTCTAGTATATCGTTTTTATTCTACGTGGTGTTACAACTTCACTATATCATGTCAAATCAATGGAGAAACAGAGTTGTGTCCTTCATCAATATATAGCCTCCCAATCACGACTAACGGCATATGATCACACTACCATAATTAGCACGGTTTTCTCGACAATAGCGATCAAATTTCGCAAATCATGTGTCAGATAAGGTATGTAAGAATAATAAAGAGGTACGGACGAGATTTACACTGGAATTGAGTTGTAGACGGCGTTTTTCTTTTGCATAAGAAAACGACTCCACTTTCGGAGTCGTTTCTAAATAACGTTCGACCATTTTAAAATGGAGTTTAATTTTCGGCAATACTTCTCTTAAATACTATCTAATTCATCTTCATCCACAGCATGTTCTGTAAATAGGTGGATGAATTCTGTGAATGTATCAGAAATCCAATTGGACTTTTTAATTCTGCCGCCATCAAATATTTCTTCCATAAAATTAGCTCGGTGAATATAGATTATCCCCGATGGTTCCTTTCCTATTGAGCCATAAAAGCAGTATTGTTCCAAGGCAGAATCTTGAGCAAAAGGAACCATCATCACTCCCTTATCACGAATTATTTCATCATCTTCTTCAAGAATTTCCTCTACCATATTTTCTATTTGCGATG
This sequence is a window from Mechercharimyces sp. CAU 1602. Protein-coding genes within it:
- a CDS encoding SMI1/KNR4 family protein, producing MIKWIEREKPVSVEELLLIEKKAGLKFPKDFLEWYLKYVGLEESTHIKLNGEFYELVNILFPSQIENMVEEILEEDDEIIRDKGVMMVPFAQDSALEQYCFYGSIGKEPSGIIYIHRANFMEEIFDGGRIKKSNWISDTFTEFIHLFTEHAVDEDELDSI